From Macaca mulatta isolate MMU2019108-1 chromosome 1, T2T-MMU8v2.0, whole genome shotgun sequence, the proteins below share one genomic window:
- the LOC144332732 gene encoding uncharacterized protein LOC144332732, whose amino-acid sequence MSFLDDPGHSHCSGPSSCREQEQLFLSTVAHEALSEAADLPTATRQGWQVLSFRKHIFLEVGKSGSKSLAVGDLFLVCRRPPSHHILTWQRYLSEDGACPVLDGWFNKLSTSYIVGSHSKGRRRK is encoded by the exons ATGAGCTTCCTTGATGACCCTGGCCACTCCCACTGCTCTGGGCCCAGTTCGTGTAGGGAGCAGGAACAGTTGTTTCTCTCTACGGTGGCCCATGAGGCCCTGTCTGAGGCTGCTGATCTTCCTACTGCAACACGTCAGGGCTGGCAAGTGTTGAGCTTTCGGAAGCATATCT ttctggaagttggAAAGTCTGGCAGCAAGTCACTAGCAGTAGGGgatctcttcctggtttgcagacggCCACCTTCTCAtcatatcctcacatggcagag ATACCTCTCTGAAGACGGAGCTTGTCCAGTTTTGGACGGATGGTTTAACAAATTATCAACTAGCTACATAGTAGGAAGCCATTCAAAAGGAAGACGTAG